In the Puniceicoccales bacterium genome, one interval contains:
- a CDS encoding Xaa-Pro peptidase family protein, translating into MGFTAKLQFANSQCNSNMLYWSKIAIPDPFIAFEINGQKIAVVNSLELENMKKNSAFHDIINIDEVLCKNRDPAEIIKTLGAKYDVDKWSVPYDFPAGLWVKLKSEGTRLSFCEQERFIEERTIKSSEEIRYIKEACEITAKALDVAQSIIADSMPDNNNILIFKGNMLTSNQLRREIEIVCAKNGAVAKNTIVSCGKHSAQPHNPGKGPLFANQFIVIDIFPKVMTTGYHGDMTRTFIKGTPSHSQIQMYNAVKKAQTDSIKNAKAGASCKYIHNNNLKLFASLEFHTDYAKSEGFFHSTGHGLGLDVHEFPGIGNLDVALQNNMVVTIEPGLYYRDIGGVRLEDVIVIKEFNCEMLSNFNYDWIL; encoded by the coding sequence ATGGGGTTTACAGCAAAATTGCAATTCGCTAATTCTCAATGCAATTCTAATATGTTATATTGGAGTAAGATAGCTATCCCTGATCCATTTATTGCATTTGAAATAAATGGCCAAAAAATTGCTGTGGTAAACTCACTAGAACTCGAAAATATGAAAAAAAACTCGGCTTTTCATGACATTATTAATATAGACGAGGTACTTTGCAAAAATCGCGATCCGGCTGAGATAATAAAAACCCTTGGCGCTAAGTATGATGTGGATAAATGGTCCGTGCCCTATGATTTTCCAGCTGGCCTTTGGGTAAAACTTAAATCCGAAGGCACTAGGTTATCTTTTTGCGAACAAGAACGATTTATCGAAGAGCGTACCATAAAATCATCTGAGGAAATTAGATACATAAAAGAAGCCTGTGAAATAACAGCCAAAGCTCTGGATGTAGCGCAATCAATAATTGCCGACTCAATGCCGGATAATAATAATATATTGATATTCAAGGGCAATATGTTAACATCCAACCAACTGCGAAGGGAAATCGAAATAGTTTGCGCAAAAAATGGGGCCGTGGCCAAAAATACCATAGTTTCCTGCGGAAAGCATTCGGCCCAACCACACAATCCGGGAAAAGGCCCACTGTTCGCTAACCAGTTCATAGTAATAGACATATTTCCAAAGGTCATGACCACCGGTTATCATGGAGACATGACTAGGACTTTTATTAAAGGCACACCATCACACTCGCAAATCCAAATGTACAACGCTGTAAAAAAAGCCCAGACCGATAGCATCAAAAATGCAAAGGCCGGCGCGTCTTGTAAGTATATACATAATAACAACTTGAAGTTATTTGCCAGCCTAGAATTTCATACAGATTACGCCAAATCAGAAGGATTTTTTCATAGCACTGGCCACGGACTCGGCTTAGACGTCCATGAATTTCCAGGCATTGGAAATCTCGATGTCGCACTACAAAACAACATGGTCGTAACGATTGAACCAGGTTTGTATTACAGGGATATCGGCGGAGTTAGACTAGAAGATGTGATTGTGATTAAAGAATTTAACTGCGAAATGCTGTCAAATTTTAACTACGACTGGATATTATAA
- a CDS encoding acyl carrier protein: MADKTVEQRVKEIIINQLGVGEDRVVPEASFLDDLGADSLDTVELIMAFEDEFKTELQGEIPESDAEGLQTVQDVVAYIEGKLDKE, encoded by the coding sequence ATGGCTGACAAGACTGTGGAGCAACGAGTTAAGGAGATTATTATTAATCAGCTTGGTGTGGGTGAAGACAGAGTAGTGCCTGAGGCATCATTTCTTGATGATCTTGGGGCGGATTCTCTGGATACGGTTGAGCTAATAATGGCTTTTGAAGATGAGTTTAAAACCGAACTGCAAGGGGAAATTCCGGAGTCCGATGCAGAGGGGTTGCAAACTGTCCAGGATGTCGTAGCCTATATAGAAGGTAAGTTGGATAAAGAATAG
- the fabF gene encoding beta-ketoacyl-ACP synthase II gives MSECDSKSVRDLRVVVTGLGAITPLGFGVDSLWNSLISGRSGIKAIKSFDTSPFNCRIGGEIVDFDPTEYMDYKDVKRNDRFVHFAVAAAHEAIADAGLSLADEEKLRAGVMIGSGIGGMTTIEFQSEKFHTVGQNKVSPFMIPALICNIASGVVAIETGFMGPNLSVVTACASGANSIGEAYSTMKLGKAEVMLAGGSEAALNALGFAGFCSMKAMSTGFNDNPAMASRPFDAKRDGFVMGEGAGLLILETLEHASARGAKIYCELAGYHCTSDAFHITMPHPKGFGLAECLRSVMREAAVSQEDIDYINAHGTSTQYNDKYETVAVKSVFGDLASQIPLSSTKSMTGHLLGASGGVEAIACVKAIQTGQIPPTINYEFPDIECDLNYVPNKALSKEVKVAISENSGFGGHNVALLFKKFSG, from the coding sequence GTGTCGGAGTGTGATTCGAAATCTGTTAGAGACCTGCGGGTGGTAGTGACCGGGTTGGGGGCCATTACACCGTTGGGCTTTGGTGTCGATTCGCTTTGGAATTCTTTGATTTCTGGTCGTAGTGGAATAAAGGCCATAAAATCCTTTGATACGTCGCCATTTAATTGCCGAATTGGCGGAGAGATTGTGGATTTTGATCCGACTGAATACATGGATTATAAGGATGTCAAGCGGAATGACAGGTTTGTGCATTTTGCCGTGGCTGCAGCGCACGAAGCCATAGCGGATGCTGGGTTGTCGCTGGCCGATGAAGAGAAGTTGCGCGCTGGAGTGATGATTGGATCTGGCATTGGCGGGATGACTACCATAGAGTTTCAATCTGAAAAATTTCATACGGTGGGCCAAAATAAGGTTTCGCCGTTCATGATTCCGGCATTGATATGCAACATAGCTTCAGGGGTTGTGGCCATAGAGACTGGATTTATGGGGCCAAATCTATCGGTGGTGACGGCATGTGCTTCCGGAGCCAATTCTATAGGAGAGGCTTACAGCACGATGAAACTTGGCAAGGCCGAGGTGATGCTGGCAGGAGGCAGTGAGGCGGCACTAAATGCTCTAGGGTTTGCTGGTTTTTGTTCGATGAAGGCGATGAGTACTGGATTCAATGATAATCCTGCCATGGCCAGTCGGCCCTTCGATGCCAAGCGAGACGGTTTTGTGATGGGCGAAGGTGCTGGTTTGTTAATCCTTGAGACTCTGGAACATGCGAGTGCGCGTGGGGCAAAAATATATTGTGAACTGGCCGGGTACCATTGCACCAGCGATGCTTTTCATATAACTATGCCCCATCCGAAAGGTTTTGGTCTGGCGGAATGCCTCCGGTCTGTGATGCGTGAAGCTGCTGTATCGCAAGAAGATATTGATTATATAAATGCCCACGGAACGTCGACACAGTATAACGATAAATATGAGACTGTGGCGGTAAAATCTGTTTTTGGTGACCTGGCAAGTCAAATCCCGCTGAGTTCGACCAAGAGTATGACAGGTCATTTGCTTGGGGCGTCTGGCGGGGTGGAAGCCATTGCTTGTGTAAAGGCGATCCAAACTGGCCAAATTCCTCCGACGATAAATTACGAATTTCCCGACATAGAATGTGATTTGAATTACGTTCCAAATAAAGCACTTAGCAAAGAAGTGAAGGTGGCGATAAGTGAAAATTCTGGTTTTGGCGGCCATAATGTTGCTTTATTGTTCAAAAAGTTTTCAGGCTGA